From the genome of Myripristis murdjan chromosome 22, fMyrMur1.1, whole genome shotgun sequence, one region includes:
- the LOC115354245 gene encoding basal body-orientation factor 1-like has translation MPKKKATKGKKGKAGKGKKEGKQEAKVDKESDVEKAKASAALWQARLDANEQSRVQYREACRRLGRINEELTSQQHRTERDTIDIMGLLRKKDAQKEEEIKRLEEQLRSQMALAREEQKKLVEEYTIQINELEERFKERSDEFNMIQEEWRKIREFQKREAQMEQELITMKESMRLADKEHRKNLNRMECKFFGEKVRLEKEAEQRIALLAENAHSEAIVQLDDASRCVFKDNVRLNEALNYHIKEAQDLQKLTTSLAEEKASLALNKEMDEMMIKTNAVQMKAQRKEISELKAKVATLEQALETMVMECEREKEDTQQQVLVSSQASQVELERLQKELAVQEKEMGRVKRLAGCVVRQRTELEQFFHEALFQVKQEIQASRLLYKEEALQAYRMRMSAATARKLKFPLIRTFTKNPHSTNCVYSDMEEAEKWNHLRGNKVDISDLTWEQKEKVLRLLFAKMNGQKARNLGQHLALAASFEKNHSDTDAAGITEELSPVTFITQAPVSNLPSNPNRLPDIHTT, from the exons ATGCCCAAGAAGAAAGCCACAAAGGGGAAGAAGGGGAAAGCCGG gaagggaaagaaagagggcaAGCAGGAAGCTAAAGTTGACAAAGAGTCGGACGTGGAGAAGGCCAAGGCCAGCGCGGCCCTGTGGCAGGCCAGGTTAGACGCCAACGAGCAGTCGCGCGTGCAGTACCGCGAGGCTTGCCGCAGGCTGGGCCGAATCAACGAGGAGCTCACGAGCCAGCAGCACCGGACCGAGAGGGACACCATCGACATCATGGGCCTGCTAAGGAAGAAGGACgcacagaaagaggaggag ATAAAGaggctggaggagcagctcagaAGTCAAATGGCACTTGCACGTGAAGAGCAAAAGAAACTG GTTGAAGAATACACTATTCAAATCAACGAGTTGGAGGAAAGGTTCAAAGAGAGATCCGATGAGTTTAACATGATCCAGGAGGAATGGAGGAAAATCAGAGAGTTTCAGAAGAGGGAAGCCCAAATGGAACAGGAGCTCATTACT ATGAAAGAAAGCATGCGTCTTGCTGACAAGGAGCACAGGAAAAACCTGAATAGAATGGAGTGTAAATTCTTCGGTGAAAAG GTTCGCCTGGAGAaggaagcagagcagaggattGCCCTGCTGGCTGAGAACGCCCACAGTGAGGCCATTGT GCAGCTGGACGATGCCTCACGCTGCGTCTTCAAGGACAACGTCCGTCTCAATGAAGCATTGAATTATCACATAAAGGAGGCACAGGACCTGCAGAAATTGACGACGTCATTGGCTGAAGAAAAAGCCTCCCTGGCTCTGAACAAG GAGATGGACGAGATGATGATAAAGACGAATGCGGTTCAGATGAAGGCCCAAAGGAAGGAGATATCCGAACTGAAGGCTAAGGTGGCCACTCTGGAGCAGGCCCTGGAGACTATGGTTATGGAATGTGAGCGAGAGAAGGAGGACACCCAGCAGCAGGTCCTGGTCAGCAGCCAGGCCAGCCAGGTGGAGCTGGAGAGGCTGCAGAAGGAGCTAGCCGTGCAGGAGAAGGAGATGGGGCGTGTCAAACGGCTGGCAGGCTGCGTTGTGAGACAGCGCACGGAGCTGGAGCAGTTTTTCCACGAGGCGCTGTTTCAGGTGAAGCAGGAGATCCAGGCTAGCAGGCTGCTCTACAAGGAGGAGGCGCTGCAGGCCTACCGCATGAGGATGAGCGCAGCCACTGCAAGAAAACTCAAGTTCCCCCTCATCCGCACCTTCACTAAAAACCCACACAGTACCAACTGTGTCTATTCAGACATGGAGGAAGCTGAGAAGTG GAACCATCTAAGAGGCAACAAGGTTGACATCTCTGATCTCACTTGGGAGCAGAAGGAAAAAGTGCTTAGGCTTCTGTTTGCAAAAATGAATGGACAGAAGGCAAG GAATCTGGGCCAGCACTTGGCTTTGGCCGCATCCTTTGAGAAGAACCATAGTGACACTGATGCTGCTGG AATTACAGAGGAGTTATCCCCAGTGACCTTCATCACGCAGGCGCCTGTGTCCAACCTGCCCTCCAACCCAAACAGACTGCCGGATATACACACCACATGA
- the aldh6a1 gene encoding methylmalonate-semialdehyde/malonate-semialdehyde dehydrogenase [acylating], mitochondrial isoform X1: MATTAMRSLLRQRVPLPVGRMCYSSSQPTTKLFIDGKFVESKSSEWLDIHNPATNEVISRVPKATKEEMLAAVDSCSRAFHSWSETSILTRQQIFLRYQQLIKDNIKELAKSITLEQGKTLADAEGDVFRGLQVVEHTCSITSLMLGETLPSITKDMDTYTYRLPIGVCAGIAPFNFPAMIPLWMFPMGMVCGNTYLLKPSERVPTCAMLLAKMLQDAGAPDGTLNIIHGQHDAVNFICDHPAIKAISFVGSNQAGEYIYERGSKNGKRVQSNMGAKNHGVVMPDANKENTLNQLVGAAFGAAGQRCMALSTAILVGEARSWLPELVERAKALRVNAGDQPGADVGPLISPQAKERVNSLIQSGLDEGAKILLDGRNVKVKGYESGNFVGPTIISGVTPQMKCYTEEIFGPVLVVLEADSLDDAISLVNRNPYGNGTAIFTTNGATARKYTHEVDVGQIGVNVPIPVPLPMFSFTGSRGSFRGDTNFYGKQGIQFYTQIKTVTSQWKAEDATLKSPAVTMPTMGR; the protein is encoded by the exons GTCCCACTCCCAGTAGGCCGCATGTGCTACTCC TCCTCACAGCCCACCACCAAGCTGTTCATTGATGGCAAGTTTGTTGAATCCAAGAGTTCAGAATGGCTGGATATTCACAATCCT GCTACCAATGAGGTGATCTCCCGTGTACCCAAGGCCACCAAGGAGGAGATGTTGGCCGCCGTGGACTCCTGCTCCAGGGCCTTCCACTCCTGGTCTGAGACCTCTATCTTGACTCGGCAGCAGATCTTTCTGCGCTATCAGCAGCTTATCAAGGACAACATT AAAGAACTTGCCAAGTCAATCACCTTGGAACAGGGCAAGACCCTTGCAGATGCAGAAGGGGATGTGTTTAGAGGATTGC AGGTGGTGGAgcacacctgcagcatcaccTCTCTGATGCTTGGTGAGACCCTGCCCTCCATCACCAAGGACATGGACACCTACACTTACCGCCTGCCCATCGGGGTGTGCGCTGGCATCGCTCCCTTCAACTTCCCTGCCATGATCCCTCTGTGGATGTTCCCTATGGGCATGGTGTGCGGCAACACCTACCTCCTGAAGCCATCAGAGCGGGTGCCGACCTGCGCCATGCTGCTGGCCAAGATGTTGCAGGATGCCGGCGCTCCAGACGGGACACTCAACATCATCCACGGCCAACACGATG ctgtgaATTTCATCTGTGATCATCCAGCCATCAAGGCGATCAGCTTTGTGGGCTCAAATCAAGCTGGAGAGTATATCTATGAGAGAGGCTCCAAAAATGGCAAGAGGGTCCAGTCTAATATG GGAGCCAAGAACCATGGTGTGGTGATGCCCGATGCCAACAAGGAGAACACTCTGAATCAGCTTGTGGGCGCGGCTTTCGGGGCAGCAGGGCAGCGCTGCATGGCGCTCTCCACAGCTATCCTTGTGGGCGAGGCACGCAGCTGGCTGCCAGAGCTGGTGGAGCGTGCAAAGGCCCTGCGCGTGAATGCAG GGGACCAGCCTGGTGCAGATGTGGGGCCTCTGATCTCTCCCCAGGCGAAAGAGAGAGTCAACAGCCTGATCCAGAGTGGATTGGACGAGGGAGCAAAGATTCTTCTGGATGGCAGAAACGTCAAAGTTAAGGGTTATGAGAGCGGCAACTTTGTTGGACCCACCATCATCAGCGGTGTCACA CCCCAGATGAAGTGCTACACTGAGGAGATCTTCGGGCCTGTGTTGGTTGTTCTTGAGGCAGACTCTCTAGATGATGCCATCAGCTTGGTCAACAGGAACCCCTATGGCAACGGCACAGCTATCTTCACCACAAATGGCGCCACTGCACGCAAATACACTCATGAGGTGGACGTGGGCCAG ATTGGAGTCAATGTTCCCATCCCTGTTCCACTACCCATGTTCTCCTTCACTGGATCAAGAGGTTCCTTTAGGGGTGACACCAACTTCTATGGAAAGCAG GGTATCCAGTTTTACACACAGATCAAAACTGTAACTTCACAGTGGAAAGCTGAAGATGCCACCTTGAAAAGTCCTGCAGTTACCATGCCTACCATGGGACGCTAA
- the coq6 gene encoding ubiquinone biosynthesis monooxygenase COQ6, mitochondrial — protein MHKLTKATLALNGAGRCYIAVKHCPAAKTISRGLVCTEHVSDPGKSEVYDVIISGGGMVGSAMACSLGMEPNLKGKKILLLEAGNKKVMDKVSDTYSTRVSSISPGSATLLSGVGAWDHITGMRCKPYQKMQVWDACSDALITFDKENLQDEMAYIVENDIIVAALTKQLDSLSDNVQVKYRSKVVKYTWPMSYQAADSIPWVQVTLDSGETLQAKLLIGADGPNSMVRREAGIPTVKWNYDQSAVVAVLHLSEPTENIVAWQRFLPTGPIAMLPLSDTESSLVWSTSHGHAEELLQLDEESFVDAINSAFWSNDNQSEFIERAGSLFRGALSVLMPSAGSTRQLPPSVAGIGPKSRVMFPLGMGHASEYIRHRVALIGDAAHRVHPLAGQGANLGFGDVACLTQVLSQAAFNGKDLGAMQHLLEYETERQRHNLPMMAAIDLMKRLYSTNAAPVVLLRTLGLQATNMLPPLKEQIIAFASK, from the exons ATGCACAAGCTCACTAAAGCGACGCTAGCCCTGAACGGAGCTGGCCGCTGTTACATCGCAGTAAAACACTGTCCTGCTGCTAAAACCATCAGCCGGGGACTTGTGTGCACCGAACATGTGAGTGATCCTGGCAAGAGTGAGGTGTATGATGTTATTATATCCGGAGGAGGGATGGTTGGATCCGCCATGGCGTGCTCCTTAG GCATGGAGCCCAACTTAAAGGGGAAGAAGATTCTGCTGCTTGAAGCAGGCAACAAGAAAGTGATGGACAAAGTCTCAGACACCTACAGCACCAGAGTCAGCTCCATCAGCCCCGGCTCTGCCACCCTCCTCAGTG GTGTTGGAGCGTGGGATCACATCACAGGTATGAGGTGCAAGCCCTATCAGAAGATGCAG GTTTGGGATGCCTGCTCAGATGCCCTGATTACATTCGATAAGGAGAACCTGCAGGATGAGATGGCATACATTGTGGAGAACGACATCATCGTGGCTGCACTCACTAAACAGCTGGACAGTCTTTCTG ATAACGTGCAGGTGAAGTACAGGTCCAAGGTGGTGAAGTACACCTGGCCTATGTCCTACCAGGCGGCTGACTCCATCCCGTGGGTCCAGGTCACCTTGGACAGCGGGGAGACCCTTCAAGCTAAGCTACTG ATTGGTGCTGATGGCCCAAACTCAATGGTGAGGCGGGAAGCGGGGATACCAACGGTCAAATGGAATTATGACCAATCTGCTGTGGTCGCTGTGCTGCACCTGTCAGAG CCCACAGAGAACATTGTGGCGTGGCAGCGGTTCCTCCCAACAGGACCCATCGCGATGTTGCCG TTGTCTGACACGGAGAGCTCTCTGGTGTGGTCGACCAGCCACGGCCAtgctgaggagctgctgcagctggatgagGAGAGCTTCGTGGACGCCATCAACTCTGCCTTT TGGAGTAATGACAACCAGTCGGAGTTTATTGAGAGGGCCGGCTCCCTTTTTCGCGGCGCCCTGTCCGTCCTCATGCCATCTGCTGGTTCGACCCGCCAGCTGCCCCCCAGTGTGGCAGGGATCGGCCCAAAGAGCAGGGTCATGTTCCCGCTGGGCATGGGCCACGCATCAGAGTACATTAGACACCGAGTTGCTCTCATTGG cgATGCAGCCCACCGTGTTCACCCTCTGGCCGGTCAGGGAGCCAACCTCGGCTTTGGGGATGTGGCTTGCCTCACACAGGTCCTCAGCCAAGCAGCCTTTAACGGGAAGGACCTGG gagCGATGCAGCACCTGTTAGAATATGAGACTGAACGCCAGCGTCACAACCTGCCCATGATGGCTGCCATAGACCTGATGAAACGCCTCTACTCCACTAACGCCGCCCCTGTGGTTCTCCTACGCACCTTGGGTCTGCAGGCCACCAACATGCTCCCACCGCTGAAA GAGCAGATCATTGCATTTGCAAGCAAGTGA
- the entpd5a gene encoding ectonucleoside triphosphate diphosphohydrolase 5, with translation MATPSLLFTVSVWLLAGNLFLAEATYYRHHRFIPHYRYREHSANTENLLPEVSNPVPEASQPDVQTYPEIPEVFHPAPEVHPIPDAFYPVPEVYHPAPEPYHPPEVPHPAPAAPNPANQSRIFYGIMFDAGSTGTRIHIYKFIQKDPVELPVLDNEMYHAVKPGLSAYKDNPEEGGNTVRQLLKIAKKTVPEEDWKKTPVVLKATAGLRLLPEDKANALLDEVREVFAESPFYVPNNSVSIMNGTNEGVLAWVTVNFLTGHLYSNTKRTVGILDLGGGSTQITFLPKSKKTVYTAPSSYIAKFNMFNHTYQLYTHSYLGNGLYAARLATLGALGADGLDWKVFTSSCLPKKFREDITFGGNIYKVSGIPDGYAGYKLCYYEVMKVIKGIIHQPYELKGSSIFYAFSYYYDRAVESGLIDGSRGGALEVRDFKKRAKEVCNKMTKYRAISPFLCMDMTYITCLLKEGFGFKDNTVLQLTKKVNNVETSWALGATFDHFRNLNIH, from the exons ATGGCCACGCCGAGTCTGCTCTTCACTGTATCCGTGTGGCTTCTGGCTGGGAACCTCTTCTTAGCGGAGGCGACCTACTACCGGCACCACCGCTTCATCCCCCACTACCGCTACCGCGAACACTCCGCCAACACGGAAAATCTCCTGCCTGAGGTCTCCAACCCGGTGCCTGAAGCCTCCCAGCCTGACGTGCAGACTTACCCTGAGATTCCCGAGGTTTTCCACCCGGCACCCGAGGTCCATCCCATTCCCGATGCTTTCTACCCGGTGCCCGAAGTCTACCACCCCGCACCTGAGCCTTACCACCCACCTGAGGTTCCCCACCCGGCACCTGCAGCCCCTAACCCCGCCAACCAGAGTCGCATTTTCTATGGGATCATGTTCGACGCCGGCAGCACCGGCACCAGGATCCACATCTATAAGTTCATCCAGAAGGACCCAG TTGAGCTGCCGGTTCTGGACAATGAAATGTACCATGCGGTGAAGCCTGGTTTGTCTGCTTACAAAGACAACCCTGAGGAG GGTGGCAACACCGTCAGACAGCTGCTGAAGATTGCCAAGAAAACAGTGCCAGAGGAGGACTGGAAAAAGACCCCAGTGGTCCTGAAAGCCACAGCAGGTCTGCGTCTGCTGCCTGAAGACAAGGccaatgctcttctggatgag GTGCGAGAGGTTTTTGCTGAGTCCCCTTTCTATGTGCCAAACAACAGTGTGTCCATCATGAATGGAACAAATGAAG GAGTCCTTGCCTGGGTCACGGTGAACTTCCTCACAG GTCACTTATATTCCAATACAAAGAGGACAGTGGGGATCCTGGATTTGGGTGGAGGATCTACACAGATCACTTTCCTCCCCAAGTCAAAG aaaacagtttaCACTGCTCCATCGAGTTACATCGCCAAATTCAACATGTTCAATCATACCTATCAACtctacacacacag CTATCTTGGAAATGGACTATATGCGGCCCGACTGGCAACTCTCGGAGCACTAGGAGCTGATG GTCTAGATTGGAAAGTCTTCACTAGTTCCTGCCTACCCAAGAAGTTCAGAGAGGATATTACTTTTGGAGGAAACATCTACAAAGTTAGCGGTATTCCAGATG gcTATGCAGGCTACAAGCTGTGCTACTATGAAGTGATGAAGGTTATCAAGGGAATCATCCACCAGCCTTATGAATTAAAGGGCAGCAGCATCTTCTATGCTTTCTCCTATTACTATGACAGAGCAGTGGAGTCAGGTCTCATTG ATGGCTCCCGAGGTGGTGCACTTGAAGTCAGGGATTTTAAGAAGAGAGCCAAGGAAG tgtgcaacAAGATGACCAAGTACCGTGCGATCAGCCCTTTCCTCTGCATGGACATGACTTATATCACCTGTCTGCTAAAGGAGGGCTTTGGCTTCAAGGACAACACTGTTCTGCAG TTAACCAAGAAGGTGAACAACGTGGAGACAAGCTGGGCCCTGGGGGCGACTTTTGACCACTTCCGTAACCTCAACATCCACTAA
- the fam161b gene encoding protein FAM161B, translating to MKATAQEDNVTSYFTHLLPGVCLVQGFCASSPEQSSMSLDPETLLEERLRSEQKFQQHLEALREALRQQLQETDRRQREDLDRRIHQNSLLSGDTDRESHVGKQDHQNRYGGLGRSSSTSALTSGKETLQHLRQLERASSSSPVWVSSTKGQHSVRTSKETVRETRQLQQQALSKSQLAPESKEEEGADAECQKKFCAVPVPGHVSLPLYHEMMQLREKKRKQGHEQRKDFLLSTQKPFSFEQREKEKREKLIATFSQIAQDQKSNAAAVGKALHKVVKDSSVCELRKDEELCTQTKTQETLRSSTTPQETPTQPGGPKPRTSEHTKNKMLAFLNEKPSFQPKINQQVPDFGRLHKALQTEAQRKTTSKDGTKCQPFYLRTSALSTRQSRTSPENSQGPVVSSHLKRSKSFGGLTSLSEDTLPTYITDATRKRWMAIRKSLELRDSKKQESADWLEKYKMRSHAMKKAVATRAKVLDPHSSLKEVCDHKIQQHREADLHRMREYRRELRDMKARVTARPYLFEQVTQRNAKAHVEKAYRDKLREVGLSEHFVEANGKTAEVTSEISRPEDDEDVTDHGIANGIHIREENVDYGEKIEDVEEKSVKSKGEEMP from the exons ATGAAGGCTACAGCGCAGGAGGATAACGTTACTTCCTATTTCACCCACTTACTGCCAG GGGTATGTTTAGTGCAGGGTTTTTGTGCTAGTAGTCCAGAGCAAAGCAGTATGTCTTTGGACCCTGAAACCTTGCTGGAGGAGAGGCTCAGATCAGAGCAGAAGTTCCAGCAGCACCTTGAGGCCCTGAGAGAAGCCctcaggcagcagctgcaggagacagacaggagacagagggaggatcTGGACAGGAGGATTCATCAGAACTCACTCCTCTcaggagacacagacagagagtcCCATGTTGGAAAACAAGACCATCAGAACAG ATATGGAGGCCTTGGGAGATCTAGTTCTACATCTGCCCTGACCTCGGGTAAGGAGACTTTACAACACCTCAGACAATTAGAGAGAGCCAGTTCATCCTCCCCAGTGTGGGTATCTTCAACAAAGGGGCAGCACTCTGTCAGGACTTCCAAGGAAACTGTTCGAGAGACACggcagcttcagcagcaggctCTATCAAAATCACAGCTGGCTCCTGaaagcaaagaggaggagggggcagacGCCGAGTGCCAGAAGAAGTTCTGTGCCGTTCCTGTCCCCGGCCATGTGAGCCTGCCCCTCTACCATGAGATGATGCAGctgagggagaagaagaggaagcaaGGCCATGAGCAGAGGAAGGACTTCCTGCTCTCCACGCAAAAACCTTTCAGCTTtgagcagagagaaaaggagaaaagggagaagcTGATAGCAACGTTTAGCCAAATTGCACAGGATCAGAAATCCAATGCTGCCGCTGTTGGGAAGGCTCTTCACAAAGTAGTAAAGGACTCATCAGTTTGTGAACTTCGGAAAG ATGAGGAGCTTTGCACTCAGACAAAGACACAGGAGACCTTGAGAAGCTCCACAACGCCACAAGAGACTCCCACCCAGCCTGGTGGCCCTAAACCTCGCACTTCTGAGCACACCAAGAACAAAATGCTGGCCTTCCTGAACGAGAAGCCGAGCTTCCAACCAAAGATCAACCAACAGGTCCCTGATTTTGGCCGGCTGCACAAGGCCCTACAGACAGAGGCGCAGAGAAAGACAACGAGCAAAGATGGAACAAAGTGCCAGCCTTTCTACCTGAGGACATCAGCTCTCTCCACAAGGCAAAGCAGGACAAGCCCTGAAAACTCACAG gGACCAGTAGTCAGCAGCCATTTAAAGAGAAGCAAATCATTTGGGGGCTTAACGTCACTATCTGAGGACACACTCCCCACATACATCACAGACGCTACAAGGAAGCGTTGGATGGCCATCAG AAAGTCACTGGAGCTGAGGGATAGCAAGAAGCAAGAGAGTGCAGATTGGCTGGAGAAGTACAAAATGAGGTCCCACGCCATGAAGAAGGCAGTTGCTACCCGCGCAAAGGTGTTGGACCCACACAGCAGCTTGAAAGAAGTGTGTGACCACAAAATCCAGCAGCATCG GGAAGCTGACCTACACAGGATGAGAGAGTACAGGAGAGAGTTACGGGACATGAAAGCACGAGTCACCGCACGTCCTTACCTGTTCGAGCAAGTGACACAG AGAAATGCCAAGGCTCATGTAGAAAAAGCATACAGAGACAAGCTGAGGGAAGTAGGGTTAAGTGAACATTTTGTTGAAGCGAATGGAAAAACAGCTGAAGTAACGTCAGAAATATCCCGAcctgaggatgatgaggatgtgaCTGACCACGGAATTGCAAATGGCATTCATATCAG GGAAGAAAATGTAGACTACGGGGAGAAAATTGAAGATGTGGAAGAAAAGAGCGTGAAATCCAAAGGGGAAGAAATGCCATGA
- the aldh6a1 gene encoding methylmalonate-semialdehyde/malonate-semialdehyde dehydrogenase [acylating], mitochondrial isoform X2 — MATTAMRSLLRQRVPLPVGRMCYSSVPTTKLFIDGKFVESKSSEWLDIHNPATNEVISRVPKATKEEMLAAVDSCSRAFHSWSETSILTRQQIFLRYQQLIKDNIKELAKSITLEQGKTLADAEGDVFRGLQVVEHTCSITSLMLGETLPSITKDMDTYTYRLPIGVCAGIAPFNFPAMIPLWMFPMGMVCGNTYLLKPSERVPTCAMLLAKMLQDAGAPDGTLNIIHGQHDAVNFICDHPAIKAISFVGSNQAGEYIYERGSKNGKRVQSNMGAKNHGVVMPDANKENTLNQLVGAAFGAAGQRCMALSTAILVGEARSWLPELVERAKALRVNAGDQPGADVGPLISPQAKERVNSLIQSGLDEGAKILLDGRNVKVKGYESGNFVGPTIISGVTPQMKCYTEEIFGPVLVVLEADSLDDAISLVNRNPYGNGTAIFTTNGATARKYTHEVDVGQIGVNVPIPVPLPMFSFTGSRGSFRGDTNFYGKQGIQFYTQIKTVTSQWKAEDATLKSPAVTMPTMGR; from the exons GTCCCACTCCCAGTAGGCCGCATGTGCTACTCCTCAGTA CCCACCACCAAGCTGTTCATTGATGGCAAGTTTGTTGAATCCAAGAGTTCAGAATGGCTGGATATTCACAATCCT GCTACCAATGAGGTGATCTCCCGTGTACCCAAGGCCACCAAGGAGGAGATGTTGGCCGCCGTGGACTCCTGCTCCAGGGCCTTCCACTCCTGGTCTGAGACCTCTATCTTGACTCGGCAGCAGATCTTTCTGCGCTATCAGCAGCTTATCAAGGACAACATT AAAGAACTTGCCAAGTCAATCACCTTGGAACAGGGCAAGACCCTTGCAGATGCAGAAGGGGATGTGTTTAGAGGATTGC AGGTGGTGGAgcacacctgcagcatcaccTCTCTGATGCTTGGTGAGACCCTGCCCTCCATCACCAAGGACATGGACACCTACACTTACCGCCTGCCCATCGGGGTGTGCGCTGGCATCGCTCCCTTCAACTTCCCTGCCATGATCCCTCTGTGGATGTTCCCTATGGGCATGGTGTGCGGCAACACCTACCTCCTGAAGCCATCAGAGCGGGTGCCGACCTGCGCCATGCTGCTGGCCAAGATGTTGCAGGATGCCGGCGCTCCAGACGGGACACTCAACATCATCCACGGCCAACACGATG ctgtgaATTTCATCTGTGATCATCCAGCCATCAAGGCGATCAGCTTTGTGGGCTCAAATCAAGCTGGAGAGTATATCTATGAGAGAGGCTCCAAAAATGGCAAGAGGGTCCAGTCTAATATG GGAGCCAAGAACCATGGTGTGGTGATGCCCGATGCCAACAAGGAGAACACTCTGAATCAGCTTGTGGGCGCGGCTTTCGGGGCAGCAGGGCAGCGCTGCATGGCGCTCTCCACAGCTATCCTTGTGGGCGAGGCACGCAGCTGGCTGCCAGAGCTGGTGGAGCGTGCAAAGGCCCTGCGCGTGAATGCAG GGGACCAGCCTGGTGCAGATGTGGGGCCTCTGATCTCTCCCCAGGCGAAAGAGAGAGTCAACAGCCTGATCCAGAGTGGATTGGACGAGGGAGCAAAGATTCTTCTGGATGGCAGAAACGTCAAAGTTAAGGGTTATGAGAGCGGCAACTTTGTTGGACCCACCATCATCAGCGGTGTCACA CCCCAGATGAAGTGCTACACTGAGGAGATCTTCGGGCCTGTGTTGGTTGTTCTTGAGGCAGACTCTCTAGATGATGCCATCAGCTTGGTCAACAGGAACCCCTATGGCAACGGCACAGCTATCTTCACCACAAATGGCGCCACTGCACGCAAATACACTCATGAGGTGGACGTGGGCCAG ATTGGAGTCAATGTTCCCATCCCTGTTCCACTACCCATGTTCTCCTTCACTGGATCAAGAGGTTCCTTTAGGGGTGACACCAACTTCTATGGAAAGCAG GGTATCCAGTTTTACACACAGATCAAAACTGTAACTTCACAGTGGAAAGCTGAAGATGCCACCTTGAAAAGTCCTGCAGTTACCATGCCTACCATGGGACGCTAA